The following proteins are co-located in the Synchiropus splendidus isolate RoL2022-P1 chromosome 14, RoL_Sspl_1.0, whole genome shotgun sequence genome:
- the bnip2 gene encoding BCL2/adenovirus E1B 19 kDa protein-interacting protein 2 isoform X1, which yields MASDVIESESLKAVSDRSLNNSSVEFVTPGRIREDSGNRHSASSSGVSGEGDDEESDELHHSTASTVENGQEALEESLTKTSGSPQTSDNEVLGARSSTPDPVPLSSSRPIGSLERQESVATTEARLRMEGVELKEEWQDEDFPRPLPEEEEEELEQELFAGTSEESDPGYAVNHGKRQRKKLAAPDISLTLDHSEGSILSDELEESTELDLDDIDTPSDDSNEFEWEDDLPKPKSTELLQKGVETVQQYSVMEERDEGRRWRVFRIGDQEHRVDMKAIEPYKRVISHGGYYGDGLNAIIVFAVCFMPESNKPNYRYIMENLFKYVIGTLELLVAENYMIVYLNGATSRKKMPTVGWLRKCYQQIDRRLRKNLKSLIIVHPSWFIRTLLALTKPFISSKFSQKIKYVFSLSDLAELVPMEYVSIPECIKQFDEDKNKKSHKRIDQDMHGKVEVAAAADPE from the exons ATGGCATCTGATGTGATTGAGAGCGAGTCGCTGAAGGCTGTGAGtgatcggagtttgaacaataGCAGCGTAGAGTTTGTCACACCCGGGCGGATTCGTGAGGACTCGGGGAACCGACACAGTGCTTCATCTTCAGGAGTGTCCGGAGAAGGTGACGATGAGGAGTCGGACGAGTTACACCACAGCACGGCGTCCACTGTCGAAAATGGCCAAGAGGCTCTCGAGGAGAGTCTGACCAAAACAAGTGGAAGTCCACAGACTTCTGACAATGAAGTGTTGGGGGCAAGAAGCTCGACCCCAGACCCAGTTCCCTTGTCCTCCTCAAGACCCATTGGAAG CCTGGAGCGCCAAGAATCGGTTGCCACTACAGAAGCTCGGCTACGCATGGAGGGAGTGGAGCTGAAGGAAGAGTGGCAGGATGAAGATTTTCCACG ACCTttacctgaggaggaggaagaggagcttgAACAGGAGCTGTTCGCCGGAACGTCAGAGGAATCGGATCCTG GATATGCAGTCAACCATGGCAAAAGACAGAGGAAGAAACTGGCCGCCCCAGATATCAGCCTCACCCTGGACCACAGTGAAGGTTCTATTTTGTCCGACGAGCTGGAGGAAAGCACTGAGCTGGATTTGGACGACATCGACACGCCGTCCGACGACAGCAACGAGTTTGAGTGGGAAG ATGATCTCCCCAAACCAAAAAGCACGGAACTGTTGCAGAAGGGTGTGGAGACGGTGCAGCAGTACTCCGTCATGGAGGAGAGGGATGAGGGCCGGCGCTGGAGGGTCTTCAGGATCGGAGACCAGGAGCACAGGGTGGACATGAAGGCCATCGAGCCCTACAAGAGGGTCATCAGCCACGGAG GTTACTATGGCGACGGCCTGAACGCCATAATTGTCTTCGCTGTCTGCTTCATGCCTGAGAGCAACAAGCCAAACTACAGATACATCATGGAGAATTTATTCAA GTACGTCATTGGCACCCTGGAACTGCTGGTGGCCGAAAACTACATGATCGTGTATCTGAATGGAGCGACGTCCCGGAAGAAGATGCCCACCGTGGGCTGGCTCAGGAAGTGCTACCAGCAGATTGACAGGAG GTTAAGAAAGAACTTAAAGTCTTTGATAATCGTTCATCCGTCGTGGTTCATCCGCACACTTCTGGCTCTCACCAAACCATTCATAAG CTCAAAGTTTTCTCAGAAAATCAAGTACGTCTTCAGTTTGTCTGACCTGGCGGAGTTGGTGCCGATGGAATATGTTTCCATACCAGAATGTATAAAGCA GTTTGACGAggataaaaataagaaaagccATAAGAG AATCGACCAGGACATGCACGGCAAAGTGGAGGTGGCGGCGGCCGCGGATCCGGAGTGA
- the bnip2 gene encoding BCL2/adenovirus E1B 19 kDa protein-interacting protein 2 isoform X2 codes for MASDVIESESLKAVSDRSLNNSSVEFVTPGRIREDSGNRHSASSSGVSGEGDDEESDELHHSTASTVENGQEALEESLTKTSGSPQTSDNEVLGARSSTPDPVPLSSSRPIGSLERQESVATTEARLRMEGVELKEEWQDEDFPRPLPEEEEEELEQELFAGTSEESDPGYAVNHGKRQRKKLAAPDISLTLDHSEGSILSDELEESTELDLDDIDTPSDDSNEFEWEDDLPKPKSTELLQKGVETVQQYSVMEERDEGRRWRVFRIGDQEHRVDMKAIEPYKRVISHGGYYGDGLNAIIVFAVCFMPESNKPNYRYIMENLFKYVIGTLELLVAENYMIVYLNGATSRKKMPTVGWLRKCYQQIDRRLRKNLKSLIIVHPSWFIRTLLALTKPFISSKFSQKIKYVFSLSDLAELVPMEYVSIPECIKQIDQDMHGKVEVAAAADPE; via the exons ATGGCATCTGATGTGATTGAGAGCGAGTCGCTGAAGGCTGTGAGtgatcggagtttgaacaataGCAGCGTAGAGTTTGTCACACCCGGGCGGATTCGTGAGGACTCGGGGAACCGACACAGTGCTTCATCTTCAGGAGTGTCCGGAGAAGGTGACGATGAGGAGTCGGACGAGTTACACCACAGCACGGCGTCCACTGTCGAAAATGGCCAAGAGGCTCTCGAGGAGAGTCTGACCAAAACAAGTGGAAGTCCACAGACTTCTGACAATGAAGTGTTGGGGGCAAGAAGCTCGACCCCAGACCCAGTTCCCTTGTCCTCCTCAAGACCCATTGGAAG CCTGGAGCGCCAAGAATCGGTTGCCACTACAGAAGCTCGGCTACGCATGGAGGGAGTGGAGCTGAAGGAAGAGTGGCAGGATGAAGATTTTCCACG ACCTttacctgaggaggaggaagaggagcttgAACAGGAGCTGTTCGCCGGAACGTCAGAGGAATCGGATCCTG GATATGCAGTCAACCATGGCAAAAGACAGAGGAAGAAACTGGCCGCCCCAGATATCAGCCTCACCCTGGACCACAGTGAAGGTTCTATTTTGTCCGACGAGCTGGAGGAAAGCACTGAGCTGGATTTGGACGACATCGACACGCCGTCCGACGACAGCAACGAGTTTGAGTGGGAAG ATGATCTCCCCAAACCAAAAAGCACGGAACTGTTGCAGAAGGGTGTGGAGACGGTGCAGCAGTACTCCGTCATGGAGGAGAGGGATGAGGGCCGGCGCTGGAGGGTCTTCAGGATCGGAGACCAGGAGCACAGGGTGGACATGAAGGCCATCGAGCCCTACAAGAGGGTCATCAGCCACGGAG GTTACTATGGCGACGGCCTGAACGCCATAATTGTCTTCGCTGTCTGCTTCATGCCTGAGAGCAACAAGCCAAACTACAGATACATCATGGAGAATTTATTCAA GTACGTCATTGGCACCCTGGAACTGCTGGTGGCCGAAAACTACATGATCGTGTATCTGAATGGAGCGACGTCCCGGAAGAAGATGCCCACCGTGGGCTGGCTCAGGAAGTGCTACCAGCAGATTGACAGGAG GTTAAGAAAGAACTTAAAGTCTTTGATAATCGTTCATCCGTCGTGGTTCATCCGCACACTTCTGGCTCTCACCAAACCATTCATAAG CTCAAAGTTTTCTCAGAAAATCAAGTACGTCTTCAGTTTGTCTGACCTGGCGGAGTTGGTGCCGATGGAATATGTTTCCATACCAGAATGTATAAAGCA AATCGACCAGGACATGCACGGCAAAGTGGAGGTGGCGGCGGCCGCGGATCCGGAGTGA
- the LOC128770376 gene encoding proprotein convertase subtilisin/kexin type 5, with the protein MRPAVVIQIILHYVGFIGCRLTSPCPSGQFLLRNQCVLCHPTCSECDGHELYECTTCGVDENVQERFLHQGRCRTHCPRGLYPDRGHYACLPCIANCELCTDGNICAKCREHYKLQGGLCQAASCDIGQVQDPDTGECISCEMSCKTCSSEDPGICTSCVEGHFLFRHQCRSHCPQSTYEDWGRGVCLACPSPCTDCSSGGTRCLACQPGYFLNGGECVKQCPPQSFSDSTGWRCQPCHSVCQTCHGPRASDCDLCLGGNPPLHSQCPFVSCGLGQYFDVVHGKCLSCDASCKTCFGPQGLDCSSCLKGFFLDQDSACVSQCPSGSFANAATQLCENCSPNCESCVDTSDNCMSCPAGSDARFLHQGRCWSNCPDGFFETADASCEACDGSCLTCDGSSTTCLSCAEGHYLESSTCRLNCSVRTFPADDGMCRRCPLHCDVCSNERTCFKCSFLYLMLNGVCKANCPAGFYEDMDEGRCGQCHPTCSSCSGPLMDDCETCSTFTPKLYKGSCSKTCPSGTYYEPAAVECQECHQTCQSCSGASPNQCTQCERGLVLDPNTLLCGVTGDTDCPPRTYLHDDRFTCMSCHRHCYSCEGPGSDACQTCAVPKYLHNRTCVMECPAGTYGSTQEADGKELGFCATCHHVCATCSGASPKDCLTCARGYLRLLHLCVTHCPTGYYSAGSNCEKCDPSCEMCSGPGPESCRSCSPPLLELQGTRLCVEACPQRFYLQDGVCRQCHVSCQTCTGDSPEDCLTCDWGSTLKDKVCYPHCEEGQYFSLEESCEPCDISCKHCTGPRPDQCLICHQDSGLHPMESRCARCCRAAGNDSDCCVCDRRSALCVESSQPKSEDATDLNVSSGSFKHGAAALPVALLLAIVLALALFALVKAHGRKRFCWSQSYERLSGSAGIHMPHGVPEPDSGDEVDVVYTSRGGSVYRRYSFIHEQDADQDQHSHPNQS; encoded by the exons atGAAAACGTACAGGAGCGCTTCCTCCACCAAGGACGCTGCCGGACACATTGTCCCAGGGGACTTTACCCTGACAGGGGTCACTATGCCTGTCTGCCCTGCATCGCCAACTGCGAACTCTGCACAGATGGTAACATTTGCGCCAAGTGTCGGGAACACTACAAACTCCAAGGTGGACTCTGCCAGGCTGCGTCATGTGACATAG GGCAGGTGCAGGACCCTGACACAGGAGAGTGCATCAGCTGTGAGATGAGCTGCAAAACATGCTCCTCTG AAGACCCTGGGATCTGCACCAGCTGCGTCGAGGGACACTTCCT GTTCAGGCACCAGTGTCGCTCGCACTGCCCTCAGAGCACCTACGAAGACTGGGGCCGGGGCGTGTGCCTGGCCTGCCCCTCGCCGTGCACCGACTGCAGCAGCGGCGGCACCCGCTGCCTCGCCTGCCAGCCTGGATACTTCCTCAACG GTGGTGAGTGCGTGAAGCAGTGTCCGCCGCAGTCCTTCAGTGACTCCACCGGGTGGCGCTGTCAGCCCTGCCACAGCGTGTGCCAGACCTGCCACGGCCCTCGAGCCTCAGACTGTGACCTGTGTCTGGGTGGGAACCCTCCGCTGCACAGCCAGTGTCCCTTTGTCAGCTGTGGCCTCGGGCAGTATTTCGACG TGGTGCACGGCAAGTGCCTTTCCTGCGACGCTTCCTGCAAGACCTGTTTCGGCCCGCAGGGTCTGGACTGCTCTTCTTGCTTGAAAG GATTCTTCCTGGACCAGGACAGCGCCTGTGTGTCGCAGTGtccctctggctccttcgccaaCGCCGCCACTCAGTTGTGTGAGAACTGCTCCCCGAACTGCGAGTCTTGCGTCGACACCAGCGATAACTGCATGAGCTGCCCCGCGGGCAGCGATGCCCGCTTCCTCCACCAGGGGAGATGCTGGTCCAACTGTCCCGA TGGCTTCTTTGAGACGGCTGACGCCTCGTGTGAGGCGTGCGACGGCTCCTGTCTGACGTGTGACGGCAGCAGCACCACATGTCTGTCCTGTGCTGAAGGCCATTATTTGGAGAGCAGCACCTGCCGACTCAACTGCTCGGTCCGGACGTTCCCGGCCGACGATGGGATGTGCAGGCGCTGTCCGCTACACTGCGACGTCTGCTCAAACGAACGGACCTGCTTCA AATGCAGCTTCCTGTACCTGATGCTGAACGGGGTTTGCAAGGCCAACTGTCCCGCCGGGTTCTACGAGGACATGGACGAGGGCCGCTGCGGCCAGTGCCACccgacctgcagcagctgctcaggcCCCCTGATGGACGACTGTGAGACCTGCTCAACCTTCACCCCTAAACTCTACAAAGGCTCGTGCTCCAAGACCTGCCCGAGCGGGACCTACTACGAACCCGCGGCCGTGGAATGTCAAG AGTGTCACCAGACGTGCCAGAGCTGCAGCGGCGCCAGCCCCAACCAGTGCACCCAGTGTGAAAGAGGCCTGGTGCTGGATCCCAACACGCTGCTGTGCGGCGTGACCGGCGACACCGACTGCCCTCCGAGGACGTACCTGCACGACGACCGCTTCACCTGCATGAGCTGCCACCGCCACTGCTACTCCTGCGAAGGCCCGGGAAGCGACGCCTGTCAGACCTGTGCCGTCCCGAAGTACCTCCACA ATCGCACCTGTGTGATGGAGTGTCCGGCCGGAACGTACGGCTCCACGCAGGAAGCCGACGGAAAAGAGCTGGGGTTCTGCGCCACGTGCCACCATGTCTGCGCCACGTGCAGCGGGGCGTCGCCTAAAGACTGTCTCACCTGCGCCAGAGGATACCTGCGCCTGCTGCACCTCTGTGTCACCCACTGCCCCACAGG GTACTACAGCGCGGGCTCCAACTGTGAGAAGTGTGACCCGTCGTGTGAGATGTGCTCTGGCCCGGGACCAGAGTCCTGCAGGAGCTGCTCGCCTcctctgctggagctgcagggcaccaggctgtgtgtggaggcgtgTCCGCAGCGCTTCTATCTGCAGGACGGCGTCTGCAGACAGTGTCACGTCAGCTGTCAGACCTGCACAG GTGACTCACCCGAAGACTGTCTGACCTGTGACTGGGGCAGCACGCTCAAGGACAAAGTCTGTTACCCACACTGTGAGGAGGGACAGTACTTCTCATTAGAG GAGTCCTGCGAGCCGTGTGACATCTCATGTAAGCACTGTACCGGTCCCAGACCCGACCAGTGTCTGATCTGCCACCAGGACTCCGGCCTCCACCCGATGGAGAGCCGCTGCGCTCGCTGCTGTCGGGCGGCAGGAAACGACAGCGACTGCTGCGTCTGCGACCGACGCTCAG CTTTGTGCGTGGAGTCGTCTCAGCCCAAATCGGAAGACGCGACCGACCTGAACGTGTCGTCGGGCTCTTTCAAACATGGCGCTGCCGCCCTGCCGGTGGCGCTGCTGCTGGCCATCGTGTTGGCGCTGGCCCTGTTCGCTCTGGTCAAAGCCCACGGCCGGAAGAGGTTCTGCTGGAGCCAGAGCTATGAGCGACTGAGCGGCAGCGCTGGCATCCACATGCCGCACGGCGTCCCCGAGCCCGACAGCGGCGACGAGGTGGACGTGGTGTACACCAGCCGAGGAGGATCGGTGTACCGCAGATACAGCTTCATCCACGAACAGGACGCGGACCAGGACCAGCACAGTCACCCCAACCAATCCTAG